GAGGTGCCGACGCCGGACGAGCACTTCACCGGCTGCCGCTTCCAGCCCCGCTGCCGGTATGCCATCGACCTCTGCAGCCAGACCGAGCCCACCACCGTACCCCGCTGCCACCGCGCCGAGGAACTCACCCTGGACGGTGTGTACGCATCCCACGCCGACGCTGACGTCACCCGCTGATGTCCGCGTCGCGGAGGTGATGTTCGCGTCGCGGAGATGATGCTGGGGTCGCGGAGGTGAGCGCTCGGTGCGAGGGGATCCTGTGGGTTGAAGGTTCGCTGGAGGGAGTGGGTTCACTCGCGCGGGTGAGGTGTGGACCTTTGGTATACCGGATGCTCGGAGCGTGAACACGACAGAGCGTCCCGTCCCGCGCTGGGCCTACCGGCTCGCCCACCTGATCCCTTTCATGGTTCTGCCGTCCGGGCTCTGGCGACTCGGCCTGGTGTTCGGCTCGTCGATGGGCTTGGTCGACGCGAACGGCACCCCGACCCTGCTCGAAGGCGCCGGCGGCAAGGTGTACGTGGTCGGCCTGACGGTCTTCTCCGAGCTGATCGCCCTGACCGCGCTCGGCATGGTCAGCCGCTGGGGTGAGGTCGTGCCGCGCTGGATTCCGTTCCTCGGCGGATGGCGCGTCCACCCGTACGCGGCGATCATCCCGGCCACGCTCGGCGCGCTGTCACTGATCGCGATCTGGACGTACGGCTTCCGGGACGCGTACACCGGCCACTTCATCCCGTTCGAGAGCACCAACTGGAAGATCTTGATGCTGGCCTGCTACTCACCACTCAACCTCTGGGGACCGGCCCTGCTCGTCGTCACCTGGGCGTACTACCGCCGGCGCCGCGACGAGCCGCGGCCGGCCGCCGGCAACCGGGTCAGCGAGAGCGTGGCCGGGGTTTGAGAGTGGTACCGGGAAGCGGCGGAGCCGGCAGCGGGCCACCCTCGTAACCAGGAACCATCGCGAAGCGGTCGTTGCCGCCGGCCTCGATCGCCGCTTGCCAGTCGTTGCGCGCGGCCACGATCTCCTCGTGGGTACGGCCAATGAAGTTCCACCACATCACCAGCTCCTCCTCGAACGGCTCACCACCGAGCAGCAGGAACCGCACACCGTTGTCGGCAGCAACCAGCTCGATCGACTCACGCCCGGACCCGAAGTAGGCCATCTCGCCGAACCCAGGCGTGAGTTCACCGACCGAAAGCTTGCCTTCGACGACAAGGACGGCGTACTCGTTCGCGGGCGTCAGCGGAAGCGCGAGCCTACGCCCCCGCTCGATGGTGATGTCCGCGCCGACCAGCGGAGTGAACGCGGGCGCGGGCGAGGTGACACCGGCGACCGTACCGATCATCACCGTCGCCCGCGCGCCGTCGAACGCGACGGTCGGCAGATCGGCGTACGCATTGAAGGCCGGCGCGGTCGTAGACCGAACCGAATCGGGCAGCGCCACCCACAGCTGCGCACCGTGCAGCATCGGCGGCCCATCCGGCGTCGACACCTCGGAATGCGCGATGCCGTTGCCCGCGGTCATGATGTTCAGCTCGCCCGGCCGAACGTACGCGTGCGACCCGACCGTGTCCCGGTGCTCGATCTCGCCCTCGAACAACCAGCTCACCGTCTGCAAGCTGGTATGCGGATGCGGCGGAACGTGCATCCCACGCCCACCCGGTACGTCGTACGAGTCGACGCGCCTGGTCAGATCATCAGGCCCGTAGTGGTCGACGAAGCACCACGCGCCGACCATGCGGCGATTCTTGTTCGGCAGCAGGCGGCGTACCTTCGTGGTCCGGCCGAGCACGACCTCACGCGCCTCGAGCATTTCCAGTACGGGACCATCGCACTCCCCCGTACCCACGACCTCCGCCGGGTCCTTCTCCAGATCGCTCATGGCGCCGTCCATTCCAGGAGTTCCTGCTGGTCCCAGGTGTTGATCACCCGCTCCGGCGTGACGCCGCAGTCCTCGGCGCGCTCACACCCGTACACCTGCCAGTCGAGCTGACCGGGCGCGTGCGCGTCGGTGTCGATCGAGAACACGCAGTCCATCTCGACGGCCAGCGACAGCAGGCGTTTCGGCGGGTCGAGCCGTTCGGGCCGCGAGTTGATCTCGACCGCGGTACCGAACTGGCGGCACGCCTCGAACACCACCTCCGCGTCGAACTCGGACTCCGGCCGCGTCCCGCGCGCACCGGTGATCAGGCGACCGGTGCAGTGGCCCAGTACGTCCACGTGCGGGTTGGCGATCGCGCGGACCATCCGCTCGGTCATCGGCTCGGCCGCCATCCGCAGCTTCGAGTGCACGCTGGCGACGACGACATCCAGCCGGGCCAGGATCTCGGTGTCGCAGTCGAGCGTGCCGTCCTCGTTGATGTCGACCTCGATCCCGTTCAGGATGGTGAAGCCGTCGAGCTCGGCCTGCAGCTTCTTGTTGAGCTCGGCAACTACCTCCAACTGCTGCAGGCGGCGTTCGCGGGACAGTCCGTTCGCGACGGTCAGCCGCGGCGAGTGGTCGGTGAGCGCCAGGTACTTGTGCCCCAGCCGATACGCCGTACGCGCCATCTCCTCGATCGGGCTGCCGCCGTCGGACCACTCCGAATGCAGATGCAGGTCCGCCTGCAGCGCTGCCCGCATCCGCTTGCCCGCCGAGGTCAGCTCACCGGCCGCTTCCTCCAGCTTGACCAGGTACGCCGGGGTGGCGCCGTCCATCGCCTCGACGATCACCGCCTCGGTCTTCGGCCCGATCCCGGCCAGCTCGGTCAGCGTCCCCGCCCGCCGCCGCGCCCGCACCTCGGACGCCGGCAGCGCCGCGATCGTGTCCGCCGCCCGCCGGTACGCCTTGACCCGATGCGTCGGCTGCCGGTCCCGCTCCAGGTAGTACCCGATCGCCCGCAGCGCCCCAACCGCCCGCTCCACCCCCGCCTTGTCCGTCATCCCCCCATCATCGCAGCGGCTCCGCCACCAGGTCGCCTCACCGCCAACCCCCACCTTGAGAAGCCACCGCGCGTTTCAACGCCGCGGGGATGCGCGGTGGGTTCTCAAAGTGGGGGTTGGCGGTGGTGCGCTGGGGCGTACGCCGCTTCCTGCGATGATGGGGACATGGCGGGGCATGCGGCTCGGGCGGAGCGATTGCAGGGGGCTACCGGGGCGCTGGCTACGGCGGCGATGGCGGCTATGGATGCTGAGCTGCCTTGGTTCGGGGAACTGTCGGCGCAGGACCGGTCCTGGATCGGGCTGGTCGCGCAGTCGGGGATCTCGGCCTTCGTCGAATGGTTCCGGGATCCGGGCGCGCACTCGTCGATGCCGACCCGGATCTTCGGGTCCGCGCCGCGGGAGTTCACCCGGGTGATCTCGCTGCACCAGACCGTCGATCTGGTCCGGACCACGATCGAGACGATCGAGAACACCATCGGTACGCTGCTGCCGCCCGACGACGTGCCGATCGTGCACGAGGCGATCCAGCGGTACGCGCGCGAGGTCGCCTTCGCCGCCGCGACCGTGTACGCGCAGGCGGCCGAGATGCGCGGTGCCTGGGACGCCCGGCTGGAAGCACTGCTGGTCGACTCGGTGATCCGCGGCGAGGCGGACGAGTCGGTCCGCTCCCGAGCCTCCGCCCTCGGCTGGACCGGCGCCGCCGGCACCACCGAAGTAGCAGTAGTCGTCGGCAAAGCCCAAACCCCCGAAACCACCACCCCCAACACCCCAAGTGGTGCTGGTGGTCAGGGCGGCGGAGCGAACCTGGCGGATACTGTGCGTAATGCGGCTCGGGAGGCGGGGGCCGATGCGTTGTGTGCGATTCAGGGTGATCGGCTGGTGGTGGTACTGGGCGGTACGAGCAAACCTGTGGAGATCGTACAAAAACTCGCACCCTGGTTCGGACCTGGGCCGATCGTGGTCGGGCCGGTGGTGAAGGACCTGACCGCCGCCGTCACCTCGGCCCGGGCCGCGATCGCCGGGCTGCGCGCGGCCGCCGCCTGGCCGGACGCCCCGCGCCCGGTGCAGGCCGACGAACTGCTCCCGGAACGGTCACTCTCCGGAGACGGCCACGCCCGCCGGCAACTCGCCACCGAGGTGTACGCCCCGCTCACGGCAGGCGATGGCGTGCTGCTCGGCACGGTTTCGGCGTACCTGGACTCCGGCGGCTCGATCGAGGCGACGGCCCGGGCGATGTTCATCCACGCCAACACCGTCCGGTACCGGCTGAAGCGTGTGACCGACCTCACCGGGTACAACCCGCTGAATCCGCGCGACAGTTTCACACTGCGTGTCGCACTGACCTTGGGCCGCCTGCTCAATCCCGAGCCGGGTAGCCCGGGTTTGTAGGATATCTACAAAAGCAGCCCGGTAGAATTCGTGCTCGCCGTGCGGCTCGCGGCGGGCCCGGCTGAGGGAGAGTTGTCACGTGCTCGTCATCGTCGCGCCCGGTCAGGGTGCCCAGACCCCAGGATTCCTCGAGCCGTGGCTGGCCGACCCCGTCTTCGAGAGCCGGCTGAACTGGCTCTCCGCGGTCGCCGGCCTCGACCTCGCCCACTACGGCACCCAGGCCGACGCGGACACGATCCGGGACACCGCGATCGCGCAGCCGCTGCTGGTCGCGTCCGGCATGCTGGCCGCGCTGGCGGTGTTCCCGCACCCGGCCGACGCGTTCGCCAAGGTCGGCGCGGTGGCCGGGCACAGCGTCGGTGAGCTGGCCGCGGCGGCCGGCACCGGCGTACTGACCGCCGAGCAGGCGATGGTGCTGGTCCGCGAGCGGGGCAAGGCGATGGCGGCCGCGGCGGCGCTGACGCCGACGTCGATGACGGCCGTACTCGGCGGCGACCGGGACGAGGTGCTGGCCAAGCTCGCCGAGCACGGCCTGACCCCGGCGAACGACAACGGCCCCGGCCAGATCGTTGCCGCCGGCACCGTTGACGAGCTGGCCGCGCTGGCCGCCGACCCGCCGGCGAAGGCGCGGCTGATCCCACTGTCGGTGGCCGGCGCGTTCCACACCCGGCACATGGAGCCGGCCGTGCAGACCCTGGCGAAGTACGCGACCGCGATCAGTACGCACGACCCCCGTACGCGCCTGATCTCGAACCGGGACGGGCATGTCGTGCATGACGGGCAGGACGTGCTGCGGCGGCTCGTGACGCAGGTGAACGCGCCGGTCCGCTGGGATCTGTGTATGCAGACGATGTCCGAGCTCGAGGTGACCGGCATCCTGGAGCTGCCCCCGGCGGGTACGTTGACCGGGATCGCGCGGCGGGCGCTGAAGGGCGTCGAGACGTTCGCGCTGAAGACCCCGGACCAGCTCGACGACGCCCGCGCGTTCGTGGACAAGCACGGCAGCCCGTCCGAGATCGACGCCTCCCCCACCTGGCGGCTGCTGGTCGCGCCGATCAAGGGCACCTTCACCCGCGCCGGCCAGACCCGCCGCGAGGCCGGCGACAAGGTCGAGGCCGGCGAGGTGGTCGCGACCGTCGACAGCCTGCGCGACCAGGTCGCGGTGACCGCGCCACACGGCGGCATCGTGGTCGAGTGGCTCGCCGAAGAAGGCGACCCGGTCGCCCCGGGCCAGCCGCTCGTTCGTCTCCACCCGGCCGGGGGTGCCGCATGATCACGCCGTCGACAGGCGCGCGGTACGCGGGAATCCTCGGAATCGGGTCGTACCGGCCGCGGCGCGTCGTACCGAACTCGGAGATCCTCGAGCAGATCGACTCGAGTGACGAGTGGATTCGGACCCGGTCCGGGATCAAGGAACGGCGCTGGGCCGACGACGACGAAACCGTGCTGATGATGTCGGTGAACGCCGCCAAGGAAGCAGTGGCGGAGGCGGGGATCGACGCGGCCGACATCGGCTGCGTGATCGTCGCCACCGTCACGCACCTGTACCAGACACCGGCGATCGCGACCCAGGTCGCCGTCCAGGTCGGCGCCCCGACCGCGGCCGCGTTCGACATCTCGGCCGCCTGCGCCGGCTTCTGCTACGGCATCGCGATGGCGAACGACCTGGTCCGCGGCGGCAGCGCCAAGTACGTGCTGGCGATCGGCGTCGAGCGGCTCAGCGACATCACCGACCGGACCGACCGGGGTACCGCGTTCATCTTCGCCGACGGTGCCGGCGCCGCGATCGTCGGTCCGGCCGACGAGCCGGGGATCGGCCCGGTCGTGTGGGGCTCGGACGGTACGCAGCACCAGGTGATCAGCCAGCGCGAGTCCTGGCAGGAGGTGTTCGGCACGTACAACTGGCCGCACCTGACGATGGACGGCAACCCGGTGTTCCGCTGGGCGTCGTTCGAGATGGCGAAGACCGCGCAGCAGGCGCTCGACGTGGCCGGGGTGAAGGCGGAGCAGCTCGACCTGTTCGTACCGCACCAGGCGAACATGCGGATCACCGACGCGATGCGCCGGGCGCTCAAACTGCCGGAGCACGTCAAGGTCGCCCGCGACATCGAGCGGCAGGGCAACACGTCCGCCGCGTCGATCCCGCTCGCGATCTCCGCACTGCGTGAGTCCGGCGAGGCGAAGAGCGGCGACCTCGCGCTCATCATCGGCTTCGGCGCCGGGCTGGTGTACGCGGCCCAGGTGGTCCGGATTCCGTAGTCCATAGTTGTCCGGGGCGGTTCAGATGGCTGCCCCGGCGGTAAGTCAGCAGAAATCCGAAAGGGAACCAAGAGATGGCCAGCACCGAAGAGATCCGTTCCAGCCTCGCCGAGATCGTGAACGAGATCGCCGGCATCCCGGTCGAGGACGTCCAGCTGGACAAGTCCTTCACCGACGACCTCGACGTCGACTCGCTCTCCATGGTGGAGGTCGTGGTGGCCGCCGAGGAGAAGTTCGACGTGAAGATCCCCGACGACGAGGTGAAGAACCTGAAGACCGTCGGCGACGCGGTCGCGTTCATCGAGCGCGCCCAGAACGGCTGACGTACGCCGTCACCGTGCTGGCCGGGTGCTCATCGGGCGCCGCTCGATGAGCACCACACCGGCCACACCCCCGTACCCGCACCACCACCCCTCGCACCCAACCGCAGATCGCCGATGTGAAGGATGAGGTAACCATGTCGAAGACCCGAGTCGTCATCACTGGGCTCGGAGCCACGACCCCGCTCGGCGGCGACGTGGCCAGCTCCTGGGAAGGTCTGCTGGCCGGCCGCTCCGGCGCCCGCCGGCTGACCGACGAGTGGGTGCAGAACCTGGCGGTACAGATCGCGGCACCGGCCGCGGTCGACCCGACCGAGGTGATCGAGCGGGTGAAGGCGCGCCGGCTGGACCGGACCGCGCAGCTCGCCGTCGTGGCCGCCCGCGAGGCCTGGGCCGACTCCGGCCTGGCGGACTCCGGACTGGACAAGGAGCGGCTCGGCGTAGCGGTTGCCTCCGGCATCGGTGGCCTGCACACCACGCTGTCGAACTACGACGCCCTGCGGAGCAACCCGCGCCGGGTCTCGCCGTTGGCGATCCCGATGCTGATGCCGAACTCCTCGGCCGCGTACGTCAGTCTCGAGTTCGGCGCGAAGGCCGGCGTCCACACCCCGGTGTCGGCGTGTGCCTCCGGCAACGAAGCGATCTGGCTCGGGCTCGACCAGATCCGGCTCGGCCGCGCGGACGTGATCATCGCCGGTGGTGCCGAGGGCGCGATCATGGCGCTGCCGCTGGCCGCGTTCGGGATGATGCAGGCGCTCAGCAAGCGCAACGACGACCCGGAGAAGGCGTCCCGGCCGTGGGACGTGGACCGGGACGGATTCCTGCTCGGTGAGGGCGCGGGCGTCCTGATCCTGGAGTCGTACGAGCACGCCAAGGCGCGCGGCGCGAAGATCTACGCCGAGCTCGCCGGCGCCGGTATCTCCGCCGACGGTCACGACATCGCGCAGCCCGACCCGACCGGTTCCGGTGCCCGCCGGGCGATGGAGCGGGCGCTGTCCGAGGGCGACCTGACCCCGGCCGACATCTTCCACATCAACGCGCACGCGACCTCCACGCCGCAGGGTGACATCGCCGAGTCGCTGGCGATCCGGCAGGCGCTCGGCAAGGACGCCGACCACGCGGTCGCGACCGCGCCGAAGTCGATGATCGGTCACCTGCTCGGCGGCGCCGGCGCGGTCGAGTCGGTCGCCACCGTGCTCGCCCTGCACCACCGGGTGTCACCGCCGACCATCAACGTCGACAAGCTGGACGACCAGATCGAGCTGGACGTCGCGACCGAGCAGCGCAAGCTGCCCGAGGGCGACATCGCGGCGCTGAACAACTCGTTCGGCTTCGGCGGCCACAACGCCGCCATCGCCTTCAAGTCGGTGTAGTCATGACCACCGCCGCACCGCAGAAGCCGGCGAAGGTCCCCCGCGAGCTCGACCCCAGGAACCCGGTCACCCGGCTGACGAACCTGCTCGATCCGGGCAGTCTGGAGCTGATCACCCCGGACAACCTGTCCGGCATGGTCGCGGCGCGCGGGCGGATCGAGGGTGCGGCGGTGGTCGCGTTCTGCTCCGACGCGACCGTGATGGGCGGCGCGATGGGCGACGAGGGCTGCGACGTCGTCGTGAGGGCGTACGAGGTGGCGCGCGCCGAGCAGGTGCCGATCATCGGTCTGTGGCACTCGGGCGGCGCGCGACTGGCCGAGGGCGTACTGAGTTTGCATGCCGTCGGCAAGATCTTCTACGCGATGACCCAGGCCTCCGGGAAGATCCCGCAGCTCTCGGTCGTCCTCGGGCCGGCGGCCGGCGGGGCGGCGTACGGTCCGGCGCTGACCGACATCGTCATCCTCGGCCCGGAGGGACGGATCTTCGTCACCGGGCCGGACGTGGTGCGCTCGGTCACGGGCGAAGACGTCGACATGCTCCGGCTGGGCGGTCCCGAACCGCACGGGCGTCGCTCCGGCGTCGTACACATCACCACCGACTCCGAGACGGCCGCGCTGGAGCAGGCCCGGCGACTGACCGATCTGCTCGCCAACCAGGGCACGATCTCGACCGGCATCCCGGACACCGATCTGTCCGGCTTCCTGCCCGAGTCGGCGAAACGCGCGTACGACGTGCACCCGCTGGTCGGCGGGGTGCTCGACGAGGACTCCCCCGTCGAACTCCACCAGCGCTGGGCGCCGAACATCGTCACCACGCTCGGCCGGCTCGGCGGGCGTACCGTCGGCGTAATCGCGAACAACCCGCTCCGGCTCGGCGGCTGTCTGGACGCGCTGTCGGCGGAGAAAGCGTCGCGGTTCGTCCGGATGTGCGACGCGTTCGGCGTACCGCTGGTCGTGCTCGTGGACGTACCCGGGTACCTGCCCGGGGTCGGTCAGGAATGGGACGGGGTCGTACGCCGGGGCGCCAAACTGCTGCATGCGTTCGCGGAGGCGGTCGTACCGCGGGTGACGCTGGTGACCCGGAAGACGTACGGCGGGGCGTACATCGCGATGAACGCGCGGTCGCTCGGCGCGACTCGGGTGTTTGCCTGGCCGCGCGCGGAGGTGGCGGTGATGGGTGCGGTGGCGGCGGTCCGGGTGCTGCACCGGCGGAAGCTGGCCGAGGTCGACCCGGAGCTGCGGCCGCAAGTCGAGGCGGAGCTTGCGGCTGAGCATGAGCAGATCGCGGGTGGTTTGGATCGGGCGCGGGAGATCGGCGTCGTAGACGAGATCGTCGAGCCGACCCGGACGCGTACGGCGCTGGCTGCCGCACTGGCGGCGGCCGCTGCCGACGGACCGATCCGCGGGGCGCACGGGAACATCCCGCTCTAGAAGACGGCCTCACGGCTAACGGCCCTTAACGGCTAGAAGGGCGCGAACCCTGAGGTTCGCGCCCTTCACGTGGTGCGGCCGCTGTTGTTCACAACCACCGGGGGTGTCCCGACACCCGGTGGCCCAGCGGCCACGGCCCCTCCCACCCTTGTGCAACGTCTGATGCTCAGTCTCACCGAAAAGTTCGGCGAAAGCTCCGCCCTTCACGGCTTTCTTCTGAAGTTCTCAGGGAGTGCTCAGACCACCTGATGCAGCCAGCGCACGGGCGCGCCGTCACCGGCGTACCGGAACGGCTCCAGCTCCTCGTCCCACGGACGGCCGAGCAGGCGCTCGACCTCCTCGGTCAGGTCGGCCTCGCCGCTGGCCGCCTTCAGCATGGCCGCCTTCAGCCGCTCCTCCGGAACCATGATGTCGCCGTGCACGCCGGTGGTCGCGTGGAAGACGCCGAGCGTCGGCGTGAACGAGTACCGCTCGCCCTCGGCGCCGTTGCTCGGCTCCTCGGTGACCTCGAACCGCAGCTTCTGCCAGCCGCGCAGCGCGGACGCCAGCTTGGCCGCGGTACCGGCCTCGGCCTGCCAGGACAGCTCGGCCCGGTACGTGCCCTGGGCCGCTGGTTGCGGCGTCCAGTCCAGTTTCACGGGCACGCCAAGGATGCCGCCCGCGGCCCACTCGACATGAGGGCACAACGCTGACGGCACCGTGTGGACGTACAGAACGCCACGAGTCGTCGCCACCGGGACCTCCTGTGCTCGAGGGGCGCCTTCCCCAGCGTTCTCGAACAGTCAGTAGAGCTCGGTGCTGTGTCAGTCTCTCAGGGCATCACAAGACGACCCGTGAAACTTTGGTCCATCTTGCCCCACCATTCCCCCGAACACCAGCAACCTCGCCGTGTCAACCACATCACCGTGTCTAAGGGGCAGTACTCATTTAGGGAAAGCGGCTAGCGAGCGCGATGCAGGCGCCGGCGGCGGCCAGTGTGAAGAGCATCGCGATACCGGCGTACCGGGCGGTGACCTCCTTGTCGACCTCGTCGTACCCGACCGAGGAGCCGATGTCCTTGTAGACGTCCTCCAGCTCACCGGCCGACTCCGCCGTGTACGCCTTGCCGCCGCTGATCTCCGCGACCGACCGCAGCTCGGTCCGGTCCGGTGGTACCCGCTGGCGGATGCCGTCCATCTCGATGAACCCCGAGTCGGTGCCGAAGCAGATCGTGTACACCGGGGTGTTCTTCGCCTTCGCCGCCTCCGCGCCCTCCTGGGCGGTCCGGCCGACTGTCCGCTTCCCGTCGGACAGCAGCACGATCCGCGCCGGAGCGGGCTCGGTCGGGTGCTCGGGGTCCGGTGGGACCTGGGTGAGCGCCTGCAGCGAGGTGAAGATGCCTTCACCGGTAGCGGTCGATTCGGCCAGCTCCAGACCGTCGATCGAGCGCAGTACGGTCGACCGGTCGGTGGTCGGCGGCACGATGATCGAGGCCGAACCGGCGAAGTTCACCAGCGCGACGTTGAACTTGGACGGCAGCTGGTTGACGAAGTTCTTCGCCGACTTCTTCGCCGCCTCGAGCCGGTTCGGGTCGATGTCGGTGGCCATCATCGACAGCGACACGTCGATCGCGACCACGATGGTGGCCCGCTCCCGCGGCACCTTCACCTTGTCCTTCGGCTGCGCGAACGCCACGATGCACATCAGCGCGGCGACCAGCGCCAGCCCGACGGCCAGATGCCGCCGCCACTGCGGCCGCCGCGGCGCGACCCGGTCGAGCAGCGCGATGTTGGTGAAGCGCAGCGCGTACTGCGAACGGCGGTGCTGGAGAAAGATGTACCCACCGAGAATCAGCGGGACGAGCAGCAGGAACCACAACCGCCCCGGAGACAGGAACTCCACTAGCGGGCCACTCCCTTCGGCGGTTGGTGCAGACGGGGCGCGACGCGCCGGTACGCCAGTACGAACCGCACCGTATCGGCGACCCAGTCGCGGTCGGTCCGCAGCACCAGATGCCCCGCACCTACCCTACGCAGGGCAGCGCGGGTTCGTTCCCGCTGTGCCAGTGCGGCCACCGCGAACGCCTCCCGTACCTTCCGCCGCCGGGTGTCGATCTCGCGCACCTCACCGGTCTCCGGGTCGCCGATCGTGACGACGCCGATGTTCGGCAGCTCCAGCTCGCGCGGGTCGACGATCTCGACCGCGAGCACCTGGTGCTGCGCGGTCAGCTTACGCATCGCACGCTCCCAGGACGGCTCCACCTGACTGGCCACTTCCCCGTCCTGCGGGGTGAGGAAGTCGGACACGATCACGCGCAGCCCACGCTTGCGCTGCGTACGCGCCATCGACTCCAGCGCCGCGGACAGGTCGCTGCGATGTACTTCCTCGTTGCCGCTGAACTGCTCCGCGAGGAGCGCCCGCAACAGCCCGTACAAGGCGAGCCGCCCGGAGCGCGCCGGCCAGCGCCGCAGCGCCGAGTCGCGAAGCATCAGGCCGCCGAACCGGTCCCCGAGCCGGTGGGTCAGGAACCCGACGGTGGCGACGGCCGCGACCGCGAGCTCGCGCTTCTCCAACGTCGACGTGCCGAAGTCCATCGAACCGGACAGGTCGACCAGCGCCCAGGTCTCCAGCTCGCGGTCCGCGATCAGGTCACGGACGTGCGGCATCGTCGTACGCGCCGTGACCGCCCAGTCCATCCGTCGTACGTCATCACCGACCTGGTACTCACGGGCCTCCGCCAGCTCCGTACCAGGACCGGGCAGCAGGCCGAGATGCTCTCCGTGCAGATAGCCCTCGAGACGGCGCACGACGGTCAGCTCCAACCGCCGCAACGCCCGCTCAGGAGCAAGCTGCGAAATCGTCATCGCAGCTCGTGGATCGGGGCGGTGGAGCACTAGACGAACTCCGGGCGGCCGGTGCCGTCGGTGCCGTCGCGCCAGACCGGCTGCGGCGGCGGGACGGTGGCCAGGATGCGCTCCACCACCGCGCGCGGGTCGATGTTGTCGGCGACCGCGTCGAACGTCAGGCCGAGACGGTGACCCATCACGTCCAGCGCGACGGTCTGGATGTCGCTCGGCAGCAGGTAGTCACGGCCGTGGATCAGCGCCAGCGCCCGGCCGGCCGCGATCAGGCCCAGGGTCGCGCGCGGGCTGACGCCGAGCTCGATGATCGGCTCCAGGTCCGGCAGATGGAAGTCGGTCGGCGTACGCGTCGCCATCACCAGCCGGACCGCGTACTCCGCGACGAGATTGTGGACGAACACCTGCTCCGCGGTGCGCTGCAGCTCCAGAATCGTCTCCGGCTTCAGCACCTGCCGCGGCTCCGGCGGGTCCACGCTCATCCGGCGGAGGATCTCGAACTCCTCGTGGCCACGCGGATGCGGTACATCGATCTTGACCAGGAACCGGTCCCGCTGCGCCTCCGGCAGCGGGTACACGCCCTCGGACTCGATCGGGTTCTGGGTCGCGATCACGATGAACGGCTTCGGCATCGGGAACGTCTGGCCGCCGATCGACACCTGCCGCTCGGCCATCAGCTCCAGCATCGCCGACTGCACCTTCGCCGGCGCGCGGTTCACCTCGTCGGCGAGCACGAAGTTCACGAACGTCGGGCCGAGCTCGATGTCGAACGTCTCGCGGGTCTGGCGGTAGATCCGGGTGCCGACGATGTCCGACGGGACCAGGTCCGGGGTGAACTGGATGCGCGCGAAACTGCCACCGACCACGCTGGCGAAGGTCCGGACGGCGAGCGTCTTCGCGACCCCCGGCACGCCCTCGAGCA
The genomic region above belongs to Kribbella solani and contains:
- a CDS encoding VWA domain-containing protein yields the protein MEFLSPGRLWFLLLVPLILGGYIFLQHRRSQYALRFTNIALLDRVAPRRPQWRRHLAVGLALVAALMCIVAFAQPKDKVKVPRERATIVVAIDVSLSMMATDIDPNRLEAAKKSAKNFVNQLPSKFNVALVNFAGSASIIVPPTTDRSTVLRSIDGLELAESTATGEGIFTSLQALTQVPPDPEHPTEPAPARIVLLSDGKRTVGRTAQEGAEAAKAKNTPVYTICFGTDSGFIEMDGIRQRVPPDRTELRSVAEISGGKAYTAESAGELEDVYKDIGSSVGYDEVDKEVTARYAGIAMLFTLAAAGACIALASRFP
- a CDS encoding AAA family ATPase, encoding MTETTVPAGTVAQQSRLVGEAIGEVKRVIVGQEHMVETLMVSLLAKGHCLLEGVPGVAKTLAVRTFASVVGGSFARIQFTPDLVPSDIVGTRIYRQTRETFDIELGPTFVNFVLADEVNRAPAKVQSAMLELMAERQVSIGGQTFPMPKPFIVIATQNPIESEGVYPLPEAQRDRFLVKIDVPHPRGHEEFEILRRMSVDPPEPRQVLKPETILELQRTAEQVFVHNLVAEYAVRLVMATRTPTDFHLPDLEPIIELGVSPRATLGLIAAGRALALIHGRDYLLPSDIQTVALDVMGHRLGLTFDAVADNIDPRAVVERILATVPPPQPVWRDGTDGTGRPEFV
- a CDS encoding DUF58 domain-containing protein — translated: MTISQLAPERALRRLELTVVRRLEGYLHGEHLGLLPGPGTELAEAREYQVGDDVRRMDWAVTARTTMPHVRDLIADRELETWALVDLSGSMDFGTSTLEKRELAVAAVATVGFLTHRLGDRFGGLMLRDSALRRWPARSGRLALYGLLRALLAEQFSGNEEVHRSDLSAALESMARTQRKRGLRVIVSDFLTPQDGEVASQVEPSWERAMRKLTAQHQVLAVEIVDPRELELPNIGVVTIGDPETGEVREIDTRRRKVREAFAVAALAQRERTRAALRRVGAGHLVLRTDRDWVADTVRFVLAYRRVAPRLHQPPKGVAR
- a CDS encoding carboxyl transferase domain-containing protein — protein: MTTAAPQKPAKVPRELDPRNPVTRLTNLLDPGSLELITPDNLSGMVAARGRIEGAAVVAFCSDATVMGGAMGDEGCDVVVRAYEVARAEQVPIIGLWHSGGARLAEGVLSLHAVGKIFYAMTQASGKIPQLSVVLGPAAGGAAYGPALTDIVILGPEGRIFVTGPDVVRSVTGEDVDMLRLGGPEPHGRRSGVVHITTDSETAALEQARRLTDLLANQGTISTGIPDTDLSGFLPESAKRAYDVHPLVGGVLDEDSPVELHQRWAPNIVTTLGRLGGRTVGVIANNPLRLGGCLDALSAEKASRFVRMCDAFGVPLVVLVDVPGYLPGVGQEWDGVVRRGAKLLHAFAEAVVPRVTLVTRKTYGGAYIAMNARSLGATRVFAWPRAEVAVMGAVAAVRVLHRRKLAEVDPELRPQVEAELAAEHEQIAGGLDRAREIGVVDEIVEPTRTRTALAAALAAAAADGPIRGAHGNIPL
- a CDS encoding DUF3145 domain-containing protein, which codes for MATTRGVLYVHTVPSALCPHVEWAAGGILGVPVKLDWTPQPAAQGTYRAELSWQAEAGTAAKLASALRGWQKLRFEVTEEPSNGAEGERYSFTPTLGVFHATTGVHGDIMVPEERLKAAMLKAASGEADLTEEVERLLGRPWDEELEPFRYAGDGAPVRWLHQVV